GCATTAAAAATAATAAAAAAAGATAAAAAAAAGTTGGAAAAATTTACATTAATCTTCCAACGCCAGTAATTTCGAAACTGGCAACGCCTTCAATACCTGAAACCATTTCTTCAACAGGTTCAGATCCGCCTTCACCGTCGTCGGTGATGAATTGTAAGATAATAGCTACTAAACCAAAAGCGATTGGTTCTTCGCTCATTTCATGAAGTTTAGCTCCTTCAGGCATTGAACTTTCAATGGTTGCTTTGATTGCTTCTAAGTCCACATCAGGACTGTCAGGCATGATTTTCATAGTTGTTAATACTTCACCCATTCTAATTCCTCCATTTAATCTTATGGTCCTTCAAAACCACATTCACATTTGTAACCGTGACCGAAAGTACGGCATTTTTCACATCTTGCAATTTTTGCTCCACAAATTGGGCATTCGAATTCTACGAATGGTCCAGTTAATGGAATTTCTTGTTTACATGAAATACATTCTACTTCTTTCATTTTATTCACCTATTATTTGTGTGTAATCGAAGTTATAATCATTTATATTATCGTCTATTAAAGACATAACCCTTTCTGGGAACTTCCCATTCACAACATAACAATCAGACCCGAACTCTAATAGAAGGGACGGTAACATTACATCAATCGATGACTCTTGAAAAGTTAGTAATGTTGTTGCATCGATTTTACCTATGAATGTTGAACCAGGCTCCCTTGGTTCTTGGGTATATATACCATTTACATTTGTTACTATTAAAAGCTTTGCATTTATGAGGTGTGCAATGTATGCCGCAATGGAATCTGAAGTCACATCCCAGCTGCATTCAAAAGGGTCTTCGGCCCTTAAAAATTCGGAAACTACAAATATTGGAGTAAAACCCTCATCTGAGATTTTCATAGCCTCATCAATAGTGTAGGCCAATCTTGTGGATTCCACCTTATCATTGACAAGTTTTGCTATGATGTCCATGCAATCAATGGCAGTCCAATGGTTTGTCTCTTCACTGAAATCCATTTCATCATTGTATTTGCGAATCAGGTTTGCAAATTCCCCTCCGCCAAGTATGATGAGTGAACCGGTGTTCTCCAACCTGTCGGCAAGATCAATTGCATATTTTGGAAAGAGACTTCCCCCGATTTTTACAACCTGTTTTATGATAATAATCACACCCACGTTTAATTAAAAATAGCTTTGATTAAAATAACACTTTGACTATAAGAGCTTCAAATCCCCAGTCACTTCATCAATAATATCGTCTTCATCAGGTCCGAGCGCCAAAACCGTAACGCTTGATGTAGGTATCTGGGTCCTTCCGGCATCAACTACAAGATAATTCGCAATGCCCTTTTCATCGGCCACTTTCTTTAAGGCAGTGAGCTCCTCCAAGGTCTGGACCTTCAGGATTACTTTGGCATATGCCTCGTTTTCCCACTTCCTGACCTTATCCGCCGGAGATTTCTTGTACGCTCCAATAGATCCATGACAGCATTGTGCTGCGATTTTTCCCTTGCGCATCTTCAAATCTGTCCTTACTATCATTACCTGCTTCATGCTATCACTAATTAGATATCTAATCATGTATTAAAAAGCTTTTGCATAATCTAAAAAAAATAAAAATAAAATAAAAAGGAAGCTATAGCAACCAAATCCATCTTTAAGATTTGAAGTCAACGCTTAGCATCCCATACTTGCTTTATTTAACAAACAAATTATCTACATTTTGAAATACACTACAATAATAGCTATAGTTACAATGATTGCTGCAACAATTAGCATTATAAGGTATGCGTTTTGGCCTATGCTAAATCCTTGATCATGAACTGCAGAAACATTGGTATTGTTGGTAGTGGTATTTGTTACGTTAGTTGTCTGATTTGTAACGTTTAAGCCATCTGTTGAATCCGCATCGCTTGAAGAGTCATAGCTGTATGTTTGTGTAGGTTGAGAATAGCTGCTGTACCTGTAACCTGAACTGCCTGAAGAACGTCCTGAAGAACTGGAACTAGATGAACTAGAAGAACTGGAACTTGACTCAGAACTACTTCCAGAATCGGAGCTGGAACCGGAATCAGAGCTACTTCCAGAATCAGAACTTCCACTGTCACCAGAATCCGAACTGCCTCCATCACCGGAATCAGAGCTGCCGCCTCCGTCACCAGAATCGGAACTTCCAGCATCGCTAGTTTCGGCAAAAGCCATTCCGCTAGCGGAAATTACAACAAACAATACCAAAAGTATAGCCATAATTTTACTTATTTTCATTTAATCACCCCAATTGTTGAATTTTAATTGCTTCAAATTCAAAATTGACAATTGTGTATTTAACAATTTATAGTTAATATTTAAAATAGTTACTGTTTATTTGGCAAAAAAAACAACCTAAAAAATTTTTTCAATTGGAAGTTTTACAACAAAAATTAATTAATAGTTAAAACAAACTCATTAATGATTATATTTTTAAGGAGATAATAATGACACGTATTTCAATTTTAGACAAAGACAGATGTCAACCGAAGAAATGTGATTATCTTTGCATTCACTACTGTCCCGGCGTTAGAATGGAAGAGGACACCATAGTGATTGATGAGGACACTAAAAAACCGTTGATATCAGAGGAATTGTGTGAAGGGTGCGGAATATGTACTAACCGATGCCCATTTGATGCTATTTCAATTATAAACTTGCCTGAAGCGGCAGGCGAACCTATCCACAGGTTCGGCCAAAACCAATTTGAACTTTTCGGACTTCCCCACCTTGAGGAGGGAACCGTCCTTGGGCTTTTAGGGCCGAACGGTATAGGTAAGTCCACAATAATGAACATCCTTTCAGGAAGCCTTATTCCAAACTTCGGAGACTTCGAGAACCAGCCTGAAAACTGGGATGCAGTTATCGACTTCTATAAGGGATCATCACTTCAGAAATACTTCGAGGACCTGTCTGAAGGCAACATCAAGACCATATTAAAACCACAGATGGTCGACAAACTTCCGAAAGTCGTCAAGGGAAAGGTCAAAGACCTTCTCGGCAATGTAAACGAAAGGGACAAGCTTGACTACGTGACCAAAGAGCTTCAGCTGGAAAACGTTTTGGACCGTAAGATGGAAAACCTGAGTGGAGGAGAGCTCCAGAGGGTTGCAATAGCCGCAACCGTCCTGAGGGAAGGGGACTTCTACTACTTCGACGAGCCGACATCATGGCTGGACGTGTCCCAAAGGCTGAATGCCGTTAAGGTAATCAGGTCCCTTGCCGAAGAGGGCAAAAGCGTACTTGTCATCGAGCACGACCTCGCTACATTAGATGCATTGTCCGACAACATCCACATCCTATACGGACAGCCTGGAGGATATGGTGTAGTGTCCGGAAGAAAAGGAGTTCGTTTAGGAATCAACGCTTACATCAACGGATTCTTGGCTGAGGAAAATGTCAGAATCAGAAGAAATCCTATTGAATTCACAATAAGACCGCCGACTCCTGAAGATGAAGGAGATGCGATTGCATCATATTCTGATTTAAGCAAGGAATATGACGGATTCAGCCTTAGCGCTGATGCAGGTGAAATATTCTACGATGAAATCGTCACAGCATTCGGATCAAACGGTATTGGAAAAACAACCTTCGCAAAAATGCTTGCAGGAGTTGAGGAGCCAACATCAGGCGAAGTTGATGAGGAAGTTACAATAGCATACAAGCCACAATATATCGTTTCCAACTTTGAAGGAAGCGTCAGTGACTTCTTATACATGAACGCCCCAAGTTTCGGATCAAAGATCTTTGAAAGCGAAATTATGAAACCATTGACACTTGATGAGATGCTGGATAAGCCGGTCAAGGGTTTGAGTGGTGGTGAGCTTCAAAGATTGGCGATAGCCGCAACATTATCCAAAGAAGCCGAAATATATCTTTTCGACGAGCCTACAGCATTCCTGGATGTTGAGCAAAGGCTGATAGCCGCCAGGGTCATCCGTAAAATGATTGAAAGCAGAAACGCCGCATCACTTATCGTTGACCACGATATCGTATTTATCGATTATATCTCCGATAGGGCAATGGTGTTCAATGGTACTCCTGGTTTGAACGGTCATGCTTCAAAGCCTACCGATTTAAGGAATGCAATGAACGAGTTTTTAGGAAACTTAAACATTACATTCAGAAGAGACAAGGAAACCAAAAGGCCAAGGGTCAACAAGCTTGACAGTTACAAAGACCGTGAGCAAAAGGAAAAAGGAGAATATTATTACCTGTCTGATTAGACATATTGCCCATCACCATTAATTAAAAAAAAGAGTTATTAAAGCAGAGGAGAGAAGCTTTAATAACGATCAAATTTTAAATAATTCATCCTCAAAACAAAAAACAAATTATTTAAAGATACAAATGACTTTCCAAGATAATTAAAAAGATGTTTTAACTATCTTTGTAAGATCACTGCTTGCACAATAATCTTACAAAGACAATTAAGATAGAGTGTAAATAGCCGTGACAGCTATTTACATTTATATATGTCTAATTTAAATTGAGGTATGGACATATTAATTATCAAACGAGGTAATTTGATAATCTATACTATACTAACTAGTAATAACCATATAAATGTTATTAAAGTATTACTCATTGGATTAACCCTTAAATTAAAAATTAATAAATTAAAATCATTTAAATGAATTAAAAATAAACCAGAACTTCAATCATGTTAAAATAACCTTTTTTCATCCCTTACTCGAAAAAAATAATAAACACGAAAATTATGAAAA
Above is a genomic segment from Methanobrevibacter thaueri containing:
- a CDS encoding zinc finger domain-containing protein; translation: MKEVECISCKQEIPLTGPFVEFECPICGAKIARCEKCRTFGHGYKCECGFEGP
- a CDS encoding amino acid kinase family protein yields the protein MIIIIKQVVKIGGSLFPKYAIDLADRLENTGSLIILGGGEFANLIRKYNDEMDFSEETNHWTAIDCMDIIAKLVNDKVESTRLAYTIDEAMKISDEGFTPIFVVSEFLRAEDPFECSWDVTSDSIAAYIAHLINAKLLIVTNVNGIYTQEPREPGSTFIGKIDATTLLTFQESSIDVMLPSLLLEFGSDCYVVNGKFPERVMSLIDDNINDYNFDYTQIIGE
- a CDS encoding elongation factor 1-beta, which codes for MGEVLTTMKIMPDSPDVDLEAIKATIESSMPEGAKLHEMSEEPIAFGLVAIILQFITDDGEGGSEPVEEMVSGIEGVASFEITGVGRLM
- a CDS encoding ribosome biogenesis/translation initiation ATPase RLI, encoding MTRISILDKDRCQPKKCDYLCIHYCPGVRMEEDTIVIDEDTKKPLISEELCEGCGICTNRCPFDAISIINLPEAAGEPIHRFGQNQFELFGLPHLEEGTVLGLLGPNGIGKSTIMNILSGSLIPNFGDFENQPENWDAVIDFYKGSSLQKYFEDLSEGNIKTILKPQMVDKLPKVVKGKVKDLLGNVNERDKLDYVTKELQLENVLDRKMENLSGGELQRVAIAATVLREGDFYYFDEPTSWLDVSQRLNAVKVIRSLAEEGKSVLVIEHDLATLDALSDNIHILYGQPGGYGVVSGRKGVRLGINAYINGFLAEENVRIRRNPIEFTIRPPTPEDEGDAIASYSDLSKEYDGFSLSADAGEIFYDEIVTAFGSNGIGKTTFAKMLAGVEEPTSGEVDEEVTIAYKPQYIVSNFEGSVSDFLYMNAPSFGSKIFESEIMKPLTLDEMLDKPVKGLSGGELQRLAIAATLSKEAEIYLFDEPTAFLDVEQRLIAARVIRKMIESRNAASLIVDHDIVFIDYISDRAMVFNGTPGLNGHASKPTDLRNAMNEFLGNLNITFRRDKETKRPRVNKLDSYKDREQKEKGEYYYLSD
- the pth2 gene encoding aminoacyl-tRNA hydrolase, which codes for MKQVMIVRTDLKMRKGKIAAQCCHGSIGAYKKSPADKVRKWENEAYAKVILKVQTLEELTALKKVADEKGIANYLVVDAGRTQIPTSSVTVLALGPDEDDIIDEVTGDLKLL